In a genomic window of Mycolicibacillus parakoreensis:
- a CDS encoding mechanosensitive ion channel family protein produces MASRPAAAPGWHGFWHGEIGVWILDKGLRITLLLLGAVLASRLINWTARTVARRYEAEFKAGDALVRSEVSKHRQAVAAVISWGSIVLLFIVVAVQITNIIDVPVGSLAAPAAVLGGALGFGAQKLVQDLLSGFFLILEKQYGFGDLVRLELTSGATAEGTVEDVTLRVTKLRTADGEVYTVPNGQIVESLNLSKDWARAVVDVPVPTTADLNLVNEVLHGVCERAIDSDAPLRELLLDKPALMGVESIEVDTVNLRMVARTLPGKQFEVGRRLRAQVLRALGRAGVVTAGAAPRVGGIAPSARRDGDPGPADADPGGDDDLDEEPIR; encoded by the coding sequence ATGGCTAGCCGCCCCGCCGCGGCCCCGGGCTGGCATGGCTTCTGGCACGGCGAGATCGGCGTCTGGATCCTCGACAAGGGGCTGCGGATCACCCTGCTGCTGTTGGGGGCGGTGCTGGCGTCCCGGTTGATCAACTGGACCGCCCGCACCGTCGCCCGCCGGTATGAGGCCGAGTTCAAAGCCGGTGACGCGCTGGTGCGTTCGGAGGTCTCTAAGCACCGGCAGGCGGTGGCGGCGGTCATCTCCTGGGGCTCGATCGTGCTGCTGTTCATCGTGGTGGCGGTGCAGATCACCAACATCATCGACGTGCCGGTGGGTTCGCTGGCCGCCCCCGCCGCCGTGCTCGGCGGTGCGCTGGGTTTCGGCGCCCAAAAACTCGTCCAGGATCTGCTCAGCGGCTTCTTTTTGATCCTGGAGAAACAGTACGGCTTCGGTGACCTGGTGCGGTTGGAGCTGACCTCGGGGGCGACGGCCGAGGGCACCGTCGAGGACGTCACGCTGCGGGTGACCAAGCTGCGCACCGCCGACGGCGAGGTGTACACGGTGCCCAACGGCCAGATCGTCGAGTCGTTGAACCTGTCGAAGGATTGGGCGCGGGCGGTGGTCGACGTGCCGGTGCCCACCACCGCCGACCTCAACCTGGTCAACGAGGTGCTGCACGGGGTGTGCGAACGCGCCATCGACAGCGACGCCCCGCTGCGGGAGTTGCTGTTGGACAAGCCGGCCCTGATGGGGGTGGAGTCCATCGAGGTCGACACCGTCAACCTGCGGATGGTGGCCCGCACGCTGCCCGGCAAGCAGTTCGAGGTGGGCCGGCGGCTGCGGGCCCAGGTGTTGCGCGCGCTGGGGCGCGCCGGTGTGGTCACCGCCGGGGCGGCCCCGCGGGTGGGCGGGATCGCGCCGTCGGCGCGGCGCGACGGCGACCCCGGCCCCGCCGACGCGGACCCCGGCGGCGACGACGACCTCGACGAGGAGCCGATCCGATGA
- the prfB gene encoding peptide chain release factor 2 — translation MEPDRQADIATLDATLTTVEGVLDVDALRARVAELEQQASDPSLWDDQANAQRVTSELSRSQGELRRAEELRSRLEDLPVLYELVAEETGEAADAARAEADEELAALRADIEAMEVRTLLSGEYDEREALVAIRSGAGGVDAADWAEMLMRMYIRWAEAHHYPVEVFDTSYAEEAGIKSATFAVHAPFAYGTLSVEQGTHRLVRISPFDNQSRRQTSFAEVEVLPVVETTDHIDIPESDVRVDVYRSSGPGGQSVNTTDSAVRLTHVPTGIVVTCQNEKSQLQNKVAAMRVLQAKLLERKRSEERAELDALRGDGGSSWGNQMRSYVLHPYQMVKDLRTEHEVGNPAAVLDGDIDGFLEAGIRWRNRPADG, via the coding sequence GTGGAACCCGATCGGCAGGCTGACATCGCCACCCTTGACGCCACCTTGACCACGGTCGAGGGGGTCCTCGACGTGGACGCACTGCGGGCCCGCGTCGCCGAACTCGAGCAGCAGGCCTCCGACCCGAGCCTCTGGGACGACCAGGCCAACGCCCAGCGGGTCACCAGCGAGCTCTCCCGGTCGCAGGGCGAGCTGCGCCGCGCCGAGGAGCTGCGCTCCCGGCTGGAGGACCTGCCGGTGCTCTACGAGCTGGTCGCCGAGGAGACCGGGGAGGCGGCGGACGCGGCCCGCGCGGAGGCCGACGAGGAGCTGGCCGCCCTGCGCGCCGACATCGAGGCGATGGAGGTGCGCACCCTGCTGTCGGGGGAGTACGACGAGCGCGAGGCGCTGGTGGCGATCCGCTCCGGCGCCGGGGGCGTCGACGCCGCCGACTGGGCCGAGATGCTGATGCGGATGTACATCCGCTGGGCGGAGGCCCACCACTACCCGGTGGAGGTGTTCGACACCTCCTACGCCGAGGAGGCCGGGATCAAAAGCGCCACCTTCGCCGTGCACGCCCCGTTCGCCTACGGCACCCTCTCGGTCGAGCAGGGCACCCACCGGCTGGTGCGGATCAGCCCGTTCGACAACCAGAGCCGCCGCCAGACGTCGTTCGCCGAGGTCGAGGTGCTTCCGGTGGTCGAGACCACCGACCACATCGACATCCCCGAGAGTGACGTCCGCGTCGACGTGTACCGCTCCAGTGGGCCCGGTGGCCAGTCGGTCAACACCACCGACTCGGCGGTACGGCTGACCCACGTGCCGACCGGCATCGTCGTCACCTGCCAAAACGAGAAGTCTCAGCTGCAGAACAAGGTGGCCGCGATGCGGGTTCTGCAGGCAAAACTACTGGAACGCAAGCGGTCCGAAGAACGTGCTGAGCTCGATGCGCTGCGCGGTGACGGCGGCAGCTCGTGGGGCAACCAGATGCGCTCCTACGTGCTGCACCCCTATCAGATGGTCAAGGATTTGCGCACCGAACACGAGGTCGGTAACCCCGCGGCGGTGCTCGACGGCGACATCGACGGATTCTTGGAGGCCGGCATCCGCTGGCGCAACCGCCCCGCCGATGGCTAG
- a CDS encoding FAD-dependent oxidoreductase: MHPYHVAIVGAGPSGFFAAASLLKLDTHDVHVDMLEMLPTPWGLVRSGVAPDHPKIKSISAQFEKTAADPRFRFFGNIRVGEHVHADELAERYDAVIYAVGAQSDRHLGIPGEDLPGSVAAVDFVGWYNAHPHFCEHRPELTCRRAVVVGNGNVALDVARILVTDPSELRTTDIADHALDLLDPCGVEEVMIIGRRGPLQATFTSPELRELGTLKGLANVDIVIDEAEFDGITDADIDAADKHPKQNAKVMRRYVGAEQHPGNRRIVFRFRTSPIEIRGTDRVEEVVLGRNELVTDDDGRVVARDTGEREVLPAQMVVRSVGYRGVPTPGLPFDDRRGTIPHTDGRIEGTRNQYVVGWIKRGPSGVIGSNKSDSAATVETLIADLDTAEPTEAPAGRADDLVAWLLSRQPQLVTDEHWQLIDAHERTSGEPHGRPRVKLVQVADMLKIAHG, encoded by the coding sequence ATGCATCCCTACCACGTGGCCATCGTCGGCGCGGGCCCTTCCGGGTTTTTCGCCGCCGCATCCCTGTTGAAACTCGACACCCACGACGTGCACGTCGACATGCTGGAGATGCTGCCGACGCCGTGGGGCCTGGTGCGCTCCGGGGTGGCCCCCGATCACCCGAAGATCAAATCGATCTCCGCCCAGTTCGAGAAGACCGCCGCCGACCCGCGGTTCCGGTTCTTCGGCAACATCCGGGTCGGCGAGCACGTCCACGCCGACGAACTCGCCGAGCGCTACGACGCGGTAATCTACGCCGTCGGCGCCCAGTCCGACCGCCATCTGGGGATCCCCGGCGAGGATCTGCCCGGCAGCGTGGCCGCCGTCGACTTCGTCGGCTGGTACAACGCCCACCCGCACTTCTGCGAACACCGCCCGGAGCTGACCTGCCGGCGCGCGGTCGTGGTGGGCAACGGCAACGTCGCGTTGGACGTCGCCCGCATCCTGGTCACCGATCCCAGCGAGCTGCGCACCACCGACATCGCCGACCACGCGCTGGACCTGCTCGACCCGTGCGGGGTGGAGGAGGTGATGATCATCGGGCGCCGCGGCCCGCTGCAGGCCACCTTCACCAGCCCCGAACTGCGGGAGCTGGGCACCCTCAAGGGGCTGGCGAACGTCGACATCGTCATCGACGAAGCCGAATTCGACGGGATCACCGACGCCGACATCGACGCCGCCGACAAACACCCGAAGCAGAACGCCAAGGTGATGCGCCGCTACGTCGGCGCCGAGCAGCATCCGGGCAACCGGCGCATCGTGTTTCGGTTCCGCACCTCCCCGATCGAGATCCGGGGCACCGATCGTGTCGAGGAGGTCGTGTTGGGCCGCAACGAGTTGGTCACCGACGACGACGGCCGGGTGGTCGCCCGCGACACCGGCGAACGCGAGGTGCTCCCCGCCCAGATGGTCGTGCGCTCGGTCGGCTACCGCGGGGTGCCGACCCCGGGGCTGCCGTTCGATGACCGCCGCGGCACCATTCCGCACACCGACGGCCGCATCGAGGGCACCCGCAACCAGTACGTGGTCGGCTGGATCAAACGCGGCCCGTCGGGGGTGATCGGGTCCAACAAGAGCGATTCGGCGGCCACCGTGGAGACCCTGATCGCCGATCTGGACACCGCCGAGCCCACCGAGGCACCCGCCGGGCGGGCCGACGATCTGGTGGCCTGGTTGCTGTCCCGGCAACCGCAGCTGGTCACCGACGAGCACTGGCAGCTCATCGACGCCCACGAGCGCACCAGCGGCGAGCCGCACGGCCGGCCGCGGGTGAAGCTGGTCCAGGTCGCCGACATGCTCAAGATCGCACACGGCTGA
- a CDS encoding TetR/AcrR family transcriptional regulator, giving the protein MTWGNQYRRSDHARRAILAAALELCRETGYGRLSIEAIARRAGVGKQTIYRWWPTKGALLLEALEEVSAPAAVFPDTGDLAADLSAQMAVAVEYMFCAERGPALLGVFDAAHHDPALADRLLTGVIAPRDEAGKTRLRAAVAAGDLPADTDVEMLFEQLYAPLYYRMLVTRQVPDQQYLRRHLTALLGDRAPKGRAA; this is encoded by the coding sequence GTGACGTGGGGGAATCAGTACCGCCGCAGTGACCACGCCCGGCGGGCGATCTTGGCGGCAGCCCTCGAACTCTGCCGGGAGACCGGCTATGGGCGGCTGAGCATCGAGGCGATCGCCCGGCGGGCCGGGGTGGGCAAGCAGACGATCTACCGGTGGTGGCCCACCAAGGGGGCGCTGTTGCTCGAGGCGTTGGAGGAGGTCTCCGCGCCCGCGGCGGTCTTCCCCGATACCGGGGACCTGGCCGCCGACCTGAGCGCCCAGATGGCGGTGGCCGTGGAGTACATGTTCTGCGCCGAACGCGGTCCCGCGCTGCTGGGGGTCTTCGACGCCGCCCATCACGACCCGGCGTTGGCCGACCGGCTGCTCACCGGTGTGATCGCCCCGCGCGACGAGGCCGGCAAAACCCGCCTGCGCGCCGCCGTGGCCGCCGGTGATCTGCCCGCCGACACCGACGTCGAGATGCTGTTCGAACAGCTCTACGCCCCGCTGTACTACCGCATGCTGGTCACCCGGCAGGTCCCCGACCAGCAGTACCTGCGCCGGCACCTGACCGCGTTGCTCGGTGACCGCGCGCCGAAGGGGCGCGCCGCCTAA
- the acnA gene encoding aconitate hydratase: protein MVSQSSNSFGTRDQLTVEDTSYEIHRLDRIEGSARLPYSLKVLLENLLRNEDGRMVTEEQIRALADWDPQAAHGREVAFTPARVLMQDFTGVPCVVDLVAMRDAITELGGDTDRINPLCPTELVIDHSVIADVFGRADAFKINVDLEYERNSERYQLLRWGQQAFRDFSVVPPGTGICHQVNLEYLARVVFTRDTGSGATPQAYPDTLVGTDSHTPMVNGLGVLGWGVGGIEAEAAMLGQPLSMLIPPVVGLKLTGELQPGTTATDLVLTVAELLRRTGVVGKFVELFGPGVANVPLANRATIGNMSPEYGATCAIFPVDQVTLDYLRLTGRSEHQIKLVEAYTKAQGMWHDPDHEPVYSQTIELDLSSVEPSIAGPKRPQDRIPLRAAPHAVAQLLNGAETTAQALSELDEASADSFPASDPIAFGDTSQAAGKPRTPCCDDKEHEWNSAKTPVKLADGTEFELDNGHVVIAAITSCTNTSNPSVMVGAALLAKNAVDKGLSRKPWVKTTLAPGSRVVTDYYEKSGLTAYLDKLGFNLVGYGCTTCIGNSGPLIPEVSQAVVDNDLTVCSLLSGNRNFEGRIHPETRMNFLASPPLVVAYALAGTLHTNLLNDPLGTDADGEPVYLRDIWPTEDQIAEVIDDNVQAAMFTKSYGDVFTGDEHWRNLDVPDSATFQWDPDSTYVRQPPYFDGMTREPQELADITGARVLAKLGDSVTTDHISPAGAIRADSPAGKYLSEHGIERKDFNSYGSRRGNHEVMIRGTFANIRLRNQLAPDTEGGFTRDFTQADNAADAPVTTIYDASVNYLAAGTPLVILAGKEYGSGSSRDWAAKGTILLGVQAVIAESYERIHRSNLIGMGVLPLQFPEGQDAESLGLTGEETFDITGVTALADGIPDTVHVKAGDTEFDAVVRIDTPGEADYYRHGGIMQFVLRQLLN, encoded by the coding sequence ATGGTTTCACAGAGCTCGAACAGTTTTGGGACGCGCGATCAGCTCACCGTCGAAGACACCAGCTACGAGATCCACCGCCTGGATCGCATCGAGGGATCGGCCCGGCTGCCCTACAGCCTGAAGGTGCTGCTGGAGAATCTGCTGCGCAACGAGGACGGCCGCATGGTCACCGAGGAGCAGATCCGGGCACTGGCCGACTGGGACCCCCAGGCCGCGCACGGCCGCGAGGTCGCCTTCACCCCGGCGCGGGTGCTCATGCAGGACTTCACCGGGGTGCCGTGTGTGGTCGACCTGGTCGCGATGCGCGACGCGATCACCGAACTCGGTGGCGACACCGACCGCATCAACCCGTTGTGCCCCACCGAGCTGGTGATCGACCACTCGGTGATCGCCGACGTGTTCGGCCGCGCCGACGCGTTCAAGATCAACGTCGACCTGGAGTATGAACGCAACTCCGAGCGCTACCAGTTGCTGCGCTGGGGCCAGCAGGCCTTCCGCGACTTCTCGGTGGTCCCGCCGGGCACCGGCATCTGCCACCAGGTGAATCTGGAGTACCTGGCCCGGGTGGTGTTCACCCGCGACACCGGCTCGGGCGCCACCCCGCAGGCCTACCCCGACACCCTGGTGGGCACCGACAGCCACACCCCGATGGTCAACGGCCTCGGTGTGCTCGGCTGGGGCGTCGGCGGCATCGAGGCCGAGGCGGCCATGCTCGGCCAGCCGCTGTCGATGCTGATCCCGCCGGTGGTCGGGTTGAAGCTCACCGGGGAGCTGCAGCCGGGCACCACCGCCACCGACCTGGTGCTCACCGTCGCCGAACTGCTGCGCCGCACCGGGGTGGTCGGCAAGTTCGTCGAGCTGTTCGGCCCCGGGGTGGCCAACGTGCCGCTGGCCAACCGCGCCACCATCGGCAACATGAGCCCCGAGTACGGCGCGACCTGTGCGATCTTCCCCGTCGACCAGGTCACCTTGGACTATCTGCGGCTGACCGGGCGCTCGGAGCACCAGATCAAACTGGTCGAGGCCTACACCAAGGCGCAGGGCATGTGGCACGACCCCGACCACGAGCCGGTCTACTCGCAGACCATCGAGTTGGACCTCTCCAGCGTCGAGCCCTCGATCGCGGGACCGAAGCGTCCCCAGGACCGCATCCCGTTGCGGGCCGCCCCGCACGCGGTGGCGCAGCTGCTCAACGGCGCGGAGACCACCGCCCAGGCGCTCTCCGAGCTCGACGAGGCCTCCGCGGACTCGTTCCCGGCCAGTGACCCGATCGCGTTCGGTGACACCAGCCAGGCGGCCGGCAAGCCGCGCACGCCGTGCTGCGACGACAAGGAGCACGAGTGGAATTCGGCGAAGACCCCGGTCAAACTCGCCGACGGCACCGAATTCGAGTTGGACAACGGTCATGTGGTGATCGCCGCGATCACCTCGTGCACCAACACCTCCAACCCGTCGGTGATGGTCGGTGCGGCACTGCTGGCCAAAAACGCCGTCGACAAGGGCCTGAGCCGCAAACCGTGGGTGAAGACCACCCTGGCACCGGGGTCGCGCGTGGTCACCGACTACTACGAAAAATCCGGTCTGACAGCATATCTGGATAAACTGGGCTTCAACCTGGTCGGCTACGGGTGCACCACCTGCATCGGCAACTCCGGGCCGCTGATCCCGGAGGTGAGCCAGGCCGTCGTCGACAACGACCTGACGGTGTGCTCGCTGTTGTCGGGCAACCGGAACTTCGAGGGGCGCATCCATCCGGAGACCCGGATGAACTTTCTGGCCTCGCCGCCGCTGGTGGTCGCCTACGCGCTGGCCGGCACCCTGCACACCAACCTGCTCAACGACCCGCTGGGCACCGACGCCGACGGTGAGCCGGTCTATCTGCGCGACATCTGGCCCACCGAGGACCAGATCGCAGAGGTGATCGACGACAACGTGCAGGCCGCGATGTTCACCAAGAGCTACGGCGACGTGTTCACCGGCGACGAGCACTGGCGCAACCTCGATGTGCCCGACAGCGCCACGTTCCAGTGGGACCCGGACTCCACCTACGTGCGCCAGCCCCCCTACTTCGACGGGATGACCCGCGAACCGCAGGAGTTGGCCGACATCACCGGGGCGCGGGTGCTGGCCAAGCTGGGCGATTCGGTGACCACCGACCACATCAGCCCGGCCGGGGCGATCCGCGCCGATTCGCCGGCCGGCAAATACCTCTCCGAGCACGGCATCGAGCGTAAGGACTTCAACTCCTACGGCTCGCGGCGCGGCAACCACGAGGTGATGATCCGCGGCACGTTCGCCAACATCCGGTTGCGCAACCAGTTGGCCCCCGACACCGAGGGGGGGTTCACCCGCGATTTCACCCAGGCCGACAACGCCGCCGACGCACCGGTGACCACGATCTACGACGCGTCGGTGAACTATCTGGCCGCGGGCACTCCCCTGGTGATCCTGGCCGGCAAGGAGTACGGGTCGGGATCCTCGCGTGACTGGGCGGCCAAGGGCACCATCCTGCTGGGGGTCCAGGCCGTGATCGCCGAATCCTATGAGCGCATCCACCGCTCCAACCTCATCGGCATGGGGGTGCTGCCGCTGCAGTTCCCCGAGGGGCAGGACGCCGAGTCGCTCGGGCTCACCGGGGAGGAGACCTTCGACATCACCGGGGTGACCGCGCTGGCCGACGGGATCCCCGACACGGTGCACGTCAAAGCGGGCGACACCGAATTCGACGCGGTGGTCCGCATCGACACCCCCGGGGAGGCCGACTACTACCGCCACGGCGGGATCATGCAGTTCGTGCTGCGCCAGTTGCTGAACTGA
- a CDS encoding carboxymuconolactone decarboxylase family protein: MADGLYPAATADIYNQRKQLTPHTHEAFEAFSKAVFAAGELDEKTKQLIAVAVAHTTQCPYCIQGHTKLAHRKGASDTEIMEAVWVAAEMRAGGAYAHSTLALTELNKLQH; the protein is encoded by the coding sequence ATGGCCGACGGTTTGTACCCTGCCGCCACCGCCGACATCTACAACCAACGCAAGCAGCTCACACCGCACACCCATGAGGCGTTCGAGGCGTTCTCCAAGGCGGTGTTCGCCGCCGGGGAGCTCGACGAGAAGACCAAACAGCTGATCGCGGTGGCCGTGGCGCACACCACCCAGTGCCCGTACTGCATCCAGGGGCACACCAAGCTGGCGCACCGCAAGGGCGCCAGCGACACCGAGATCATGGAGGCGGTCTGGGTTGCCGCCGAGATGCGGGCCGGCGGGGCCTACGCCCACTCGACGCTGGCGTTGACCGAGCTGAACAAGCTGCAGCACTGA
- the fdnG gene encoding formate dehydrogenase-N subunit alpha yields MPVRKFLLEWPVLRQLRSGDLLGRGPAVTSARTRATAPHTATADRVVQSVCPYCAVGCGQRVFVTDDKVIGIEGDPDSPISRGRLCPKGAASEQLVNAPGRQTRVLYRPPGGTEWQPLALHTAIDMIADRFIETRRRTWQDVDERGRPVYRTLGIAALGGATLDNEENYLIKKLFTAAGAIQIENQARIUHSATVPGLGTSFGRGGATQSLQDMANADCIVIQGSNMAECHPVGFQWVEEARARGATVIHVDPRFTRTSAVCDKHIPIRAGSDVALLGALINYVLTHDLWFREYVLAYTNAANLIDENYRDTEDLGGLFSGFDATTGTYDRSSWAYARAGGGPDGAPLRDETLTDPRTVFQILKRHYARYTPQMVAEVCGIAVRDFEYLAQAMTANSGRERTTCFAYAVGWTQHSFGAQYIRTATILQLLLGNVGRPGGGIMALRGHASIQGSTDIPTLYDLLPGYLPMPRAGSHDTLGDYLAAVGPKNRKGFWANADAYLISLLKAWWGEAAHRGNDFAYGYLPRLTGAHGTYQTVTGMLDGAVQGYFLLGQNPAVGSANGRMQRLGMAQLKWLVVRDLNLIESATWWKDGPEIESGELRAADIDTEVFFLPAATHVEKSGTFTQTQRLLQWRHQAVSPPGDCQSELQFFVELGSRIRAKLADSTDPRDRPLLDLLWDYPTDAHGEPDPEAVLAEINGRRSDGPEAGAPLAAFTELRADGSTAAGCWIYTGVFADGVNHAARRTPHGGDSPTQSAWGWAWPADRRILYNRASADPAGRPWSERKRYIWWDDEQRRWVGRDVPDFVVDRAPDARPGPGVGGPDGLAGDDPFVMQADGKGWLFAPTGVVDGPLPTHYEPQESPVANPLYPQQQNPARVLFPRAENLSAPSAADPGAGVYPYVFTTYRLTEHHTAGGMSRWLPYLSELQPEMFCEVSPELAAERGLQPYGWATIISARTAIEARVLVTERMTPLTVAGTTVHQIGLPYHWGVGSSAVVSGDAANDLLGITLDPNVQIQSSKTGSCDIRPGRRPRGPALLALVAEYQARAGATIETGNRRLTDPAKED; encoded by the coding sequence ATGCCTGTACGCAAGTTCCTGCTGGAGTGGCCGGTCCTGCGGCAACTGCGCTCCGGGGATCTGCTGGGCCGCGGACCGGCGGTGACGTCGGCGCGCACCCGCGCCACCGCCCCGCACACCGCCACCGCCGACAGGGTCGTGCAGAGTGTCTGCCCCTACTGCGCGGTCGGATGCGGTCAGCGGGTCTTCGTCACAGACGACAAGGTCATCGGCATCGAGGGTGACCCGGATTCGCCGATCTCGCGTGGCCGGCTCTGCCCGAAGGGTGCGGCCAGCGAACAGTTGGTCAACGCGCCGGGCCGCCAGACCCGGGTGCTCTACCGCCCGCCGGGCGGCACCGAGTGGCAGCCGCTGGCGTTGCACACCGCGATCGACATGATCGCCGACCGGTTCATCGAGACCCGCCGACGCACCTGGCAGGACGTCGACGAGCGGGGCCGACCGGTGTACCGCACGCTGGGGATCGCCGCCCTCGGCGGGGCGACGTTGGACAACGAAGAGAACTATCTGATCAAGAAGCTGTTCACCGCCGCCGGCGCGATCCAGATCGAGAACCAGGCCCGCATTTGACACTCCGCCACGGTTCCCGGTCTGGGAACCTCGTTCGGGCGAGGCGGCGCCACCCAGAGCCTGCAGGACATGGCCAACGCCGATTGCATCGTCATCCAGGGCTCCAACATGGCCGAATGCCATCCGGTGGGTTTCCAGTGGGTGGAGGAGGCCCGGGCCCGCGGCGCGACGGTCATCCACGTCGACCCGCGTTTCACCCGCACCTCGGCGGTGTGTGACAAACACATCCCGATCCGGGCCGGCTCGGATGTGGCGCTGCTGGGCGCATTGATCAACTACGTGCTCACCCACGACCTGTGGTTTCGCGAGTATGTGCTGGCCTACACCAACGCGGCCAACCTGATCGACGAGAACTACCGGGACACCGAGGATCTCGGCGGACTGTTCTCCGGTTTCGATGCGACCACCGGGACCTACGACCGGTCGAGCTGGGCGTACGCGCGGGCCGGCGGAGGCCCCGACGGGGCGCCGCTGCGCGATGAGACGCTCACCGACCCGCGCACCGTGTTCCAGATCCTCAAACGCCACTACGCGCGTTACACCCCGCAGATGGTCGCCGAGGTCTGCGGGATCGCCGTGCGCGATTTCGAGTATCTGGCCCAGGCGATGACCGCCAACTCCGGGCGGGAACGCACCACCTGCTTCGCCTACGCCGTCGGCTGGACCCAGCACAGTTTCGGTGCCCAATACATCCGCACCGCAACGATTCTGCAGTTGCTGCTGGGCAACGTCGGCCGCCCGGGCGGGGGCATCATGGCCCTGCGCGGACACGCCTCCATCCAGGGGTCCACCGACATCCCCACCCTCTACGATCTGCTGCCCGGCTACCTGCCGATGCCGCGCGCCGGCAGCCACGACACGCTCGGCGACTACCTGGCCGCCGTCGGCCCGAAGAACCGGAAAGGCTTCTGGGCGAATGCCGATGCCTATCTGATCAGCCTGCTCAAGGCATGGTGGGGTGAGGCGGCCCACCGCGGCAACGACTTCGCCTACGGCTACCTGCCGCGGCTGACCGGGGCACACGGCACCTACCAGACGGTCACCGGGATGCTCGACGGCGCGGTGCAGGGCTACTTCCTGCTGGGCCAGAACCCGGCGGTCGGGTCGGCCAACGGGCGCATGCAGCGGCTGGGGATGGCGCAGCTGAAATGGCTGGTGGTGCGCGACCTCAACCTGATCGAGTCGGCCACCTGGTGGAAGGATGGCCCCGAGATCGAATCCGGGGAACTGCGCGCCGCCGACATCGACACCGAGGTGTTCTTCCTGCCGGCGGCCACCCACGTGGAGAAGTCCGGCACGTTCACCCAGACGCAACGGCTGCTGCAGTGGCGCCACCAGGCGGTCAGCCCGCCCGGGGACTGCCAGAGCGAACTGCAGTTCTTCGTCGAGCTGGGCAGTCGCATCCGGGCGAAGCTGGCCGACTCCACCGATCCACGGGACCGACCGCTGCTGGATCTGCTGTGGGACTACCCCACCGACGCCCACGGCGAGCCGGACCCCGAGGCGGTGCTCGCCGAGATCAACGGCCGCCGGTCGGACGGACCCGAGGCCGGGGCGCCGCTGGCGGCGTTCACCGAGCTGCGCGCCGACGGCTCCACCGCGGCCGGGTGCTGGATCTACACCGGGGTGTTCGCCGACGGCGTCAACCACGCGGCCCGGCGCACCCCGCACGGTGGGGACAGCCCCACCCAGTCCGCCTGGGGCTGGGCGTGGCCGGCCGACCGGCGCATCCTGTACAACCGGGCCTCGGCGGATCCGGCGGGCCGGCCGTGGAGCGAGCGCAAACGTTACATCTGGTGGGACGACGAACAGCGCCGGTGGGTCGGCCGCGACGTCCCCGATTTCGTCGTCGACCGCGCCCCCGACGCCCGCCCCGGGCCCGGCGTGGGCGGGCCCGACGGGCTCGCCGGTGACGACCCGTTCGTGATGCAGGCCGACGGCAAGGGCTGGTTGTTCGCCCCGACCGGGGTGGTCGACGGGCCGTTGCCCACCCACTACGAACCGCAGGAGTCCCCGGTCGCCAACCCGCTGTATCCGCAGCAGCAGAACCCGGCGCGGGTGCTGTTCCCGCGCGCGGAGAACCTGTCGGCGCCGAGCGCGGCCGACCCCGGCGCCGGGGTGTACCCGTATGTGTTCACCACCTACCGGCTCACCGAACATCACACGGCCGGGGGCATGAGCCGCTGGCTGCCCTACCTCTCGGAGCTGCAGCCGGAGATGTTCTGCGAGGTCTCCCCGGAGCTGGCCGCCGAACGGGGCCTGCAGCCCTACGGCTGGGCGACGATCATCTCCGCCCGCACGGCGATCGAGGCGCGGGTGCTGGTCACCGAGCGGATGACCCCGTTGACGGTCGCCGGGACCACCGTGCACCAGATCGGCCTGCCCTACCACTGGGGCGTGGGCTCCTCGGCGGTGGTCAGCGGCGACGCCGCCAACGACCTGCTCGGCATCACGTTGGACCCCAATGTGCAGATTCAGTCGTCGAAGACCGGATCCTGCGACATCCGACCCGGGCGGCGCCCGCGCGGGCCGGCACTGCTCGCGCTGGTCGCCGAGTATCAGGCGCGCGCGGGTGCGACGATCGAGACCGGCAACCGTCGTCTCACCGATCCGGCGAAGGAGGACTGA